Proteins encoded within one genomic window of uncultured Desulfobacter sp.:
- a CDS encoding Uma2 family endonuclease: protein MNAQPQGKNKMTPGEYLDFERNSEFKHEFFNGEVFAMTGAKRNHNRINVNLTRKIGNKFEANKFACDLFSNDMRVKIQDSYAYPDVVIFCGDAEFEDNEFDTLTNPVVIMEILSDSTEAFDRGKKFSYYQTIPTLKEYILISQKELSNVNYFVRFASIILSGFFISINAF, encoded by the coding sequence ATGAACGCACAACCGCAGGGGAAAAACAAAATGACACCGGGGGAATATCTTGATTTTGAGAGAAATTCTGAATTTAAACATGAATTTTTTAACGGTGAAGTTTTTGCCATGACCGGAGCTAAGCGGAATCATAACCGTATCAATGTTAATCTCACAAGAAAAATAGGAAACAAATTTGAGGCGAATAAATTCGCCTGTGATCTATTCTCCAATGATATGCGGGTAAAAATTCAAGATAGCTATGCTTACCCTGATGTTGTCATATTTTGCGGTGATGCAGAGTTTGAAGATAATGAATTTGACACACTGACAAACCCGGTTGTCATCATGGAAATTCTTTCAGATTCAACGGAAGCATTTGATAGAGGGAAAAAGTTCAGTTACTATCAAACAATTCCCACGCTTAAAGAATATATCCTAATCTCTCAAAAAGAATTATCAAATGTCAATTACTTTGTCCGGTTCGCGTCAATTATCTTGTCCGGTTTTTTTATATCAATAAATGCTTTTTGA